One Nostoc sp. CENA543 genomic window, CCGCCAAGCCCTGGGTACACCACGACCGAAAGATTGTTGTTCTCGGAGAATCACATAGATATCAGTCCCAGATAGTAATCTGCCGTTTCTACCGCGATTTCGCCGCACAAGATCATTCCAACCTGGTAATCTTCGCAAATTAGAAACGCGCGCTATGTTGTAATCAAGATTAAGCGCGTAACCTTGCAATACATTTTCTGGAGACGAAGCCACAGTTTGTAAAATCACCTCTCTACCGGTGAGGTTAGTATATGCAGCTTGGGTAGGAACCGATAAGATTAATCCCGCTTGCAGCATGAGGGGAACGAATAACCGCCAAAAAGGTAAAGGTTGGTTATATTTTTGCTCAGTCGCAGTCAGGTAATCTTTAAAAGTCAGCTTCTTCGAGAATTCCGCTTCAGGAGACAAAGTTTTAGTTTTGGTAGATTCAGAAGATTTCTCTGACATGGGCGTAATCCTAAAAATAATTAGTGGTTGACGAAATGAAACTAGGACTTACGCAGATAATGGAATGGGGGCAGGGGGCAGGGGGCAGGGGAGACAAGGCAGACAAGGGAGAGAAAGCAGGGGAAGCAGGGGAGGGGGAAAACAGCGATAACTAATGACTATTACACTCCCCACTCACCACTCACCACTCACCACTGCCCACTCATTACTCATTACTCATTACTCATTACTCATTCTCACCACTCACCACTCCCCACTACTCCTTACTCTTATTCCCTGACGAACCGGAAGATCCCCCAGTCAGGCGACGTTCAAACCAGACTCCGGCACTAATGAGTATTGAACCGCACATGACGAACACCATTGATTTAAACAATAAGTCGGTGTCGTACTCTAACATTCGGCTAATTACTAGTAGGGTTAATAACAGCATTCCGCCCCAAAAGGAACGTCTATTACTGATTTTTAATCCCTCCTGCACAAATCCCCAAGCGAGGATAACGAAGAGTACGCTAAAGGTGAAACTTCCTAGTTCACCAATGCGGTTAATGGCTTGATGCCAAAAAGGTACGACTACGATAAAACCGAGAAATGTGGCAATTAAGCCGGTTTTGAAGACGACTTCCCGGCGGGGTGGGTTATTGCTTTGACGGTAGATAAACAACCACTGCAATACAGCTAAACCACTGAGAATCCCCAAGTCAA contains:
- a CDS encoding GDYXXLXY domain-containing protein; translated protein: MSEKSSESTKTKTLSPEAEFSKKLTFKDYLTATEQKYNQPLPFWRLFVPLMLQAGLILSVPTQAAYTNLTGREVILQTVASSPENVLQGYALNLDYNIARVSNLRRLPGWNDLVRRNRGRNGRLLSGTDIYVILREQQSFGRGVPRAWRPVRVSDTLPISLPNNQVALRGVYENGVINYGVETFNVAEEQRQLISEDIRRSSRQNRTRQLRPITVKVKVDPQGNAVPMSLWVRDRNYSF